In a genomic window of Leishmania infantum JPCM5 genome chromosome 1:
- a CDS encoding putative acidocalcisomal exopolyphosphatase, protein MSGVINDFLRRCLKKVAGKVQPLTVVQGNEGGDMDSIVGCIYLAMLFDKQPKFGFENPVPALNFPQEDFGLRSDVANLFKELGVDASLLMSVQRGQIAHNFVDIAALNASVVLYDHNKLRENQSDFAFRVVGVVDHHFDEKQYLETTSKLRLLRTVGSACTLVTELYRECGEDVVCPTLLTAPIVLDTVNFEPAQKKVTPEDIAAYEWLHAKEVADTAAAAALFEKLSKWKDDVLTLSVPEILRRDYKQFSFKARTQKGVMSTGTSSVPCACKQLEAHFSVDLIVAEAAKYVEQHQLDVLILAFAGKVGGKHTREVAFCAKTDVISFFAPFVAEAPDGVSFTMITKCQTVDGSYEYASYSLSDPSVSRKKLVPALSEFLAEGTRSLL, encoded by the coding sequence ATGTCTGGCGTTATCAACGACTtcttgcgccgctgcctcaaGAAGGTTGCCGGCAAAGTGCAGCCGCTGACCGTGGTGCAGGGAAACGAGGGAGGCGACATGGACAGCATTGTCGGCTGCATTTACCTCGCCATGCTTTTCGATAAGCAGCCCAAATTCGGTTTTGAGAACCCTGTGCCGGCGCTGAACTTTCCACAGGAAGATTTCGGCCTGCGCAGCGATGTGGCGAATCTCTTCAAAGAGCTCGGGgtcgatgcatcgctcttgATGTCGGTACAGAGAGGGCAGATCGCGCATAACTTTGTCGATATCGCTGCTCTCAACGCTTCGGTTGTTCTTTATGACCACAATAAGCTGAGGGAAAACCAAAGCGACTTCGCCTTTAGAGTTGTTGGAGTAGTGGACCACCACTTTGACGAGAAGCAGTACCTCGAAACCACATCCAAGCTAAGACTTCTGCGAACTGTCGGATCTGCTTGCACACTCGTTACGGAGCTCTACCGCGAATGTGGCGAGGATGTCGTGTGTCCCACGCTGCTAACGGCTCCGATTGTTCTGGATACAGTGAACTTTGAGCCGGCACAAAAGAAGGTGACACCTGAGGACATCGCTGCATACGAGTGGTTGCATGCAAAGGAGGTCGCTgacactgctgccgctgcagctctcttTGAGAAGCTTTCGAAGTGGAAGGATGACGTGCTGACACTCAGCGTTCCAGAAATCTTGAGGCGGGATTACAAACAGTTCAGCTTCAAAGCCAGAACGCAGAAGGGCGTTATGTCCACGGGCACCAGTAGCgtgccgtgtgcgtgcaagCAGCTAGAAGCTCACTTTTCTGTTGATTTAATTGTGGCGGAGGCTGCCAAGTACGTGGAGCAGCATCAGCTGGATGTGCTCATCCTTGCATTTGCCGGGAAAGTCGGCGGCAAGCACACTCGCGAGGTCGCCTTCTGTGCAAAGACTGATGTGATCTCGTTTTTTGCTCCTTTTGTAGCGGAGGCTCCGGATGGCGTGTCATTCACCATGATCACAAAGTGTCAGACGGTGGACGGATCATACGAGTACGCCTCGTACTCGCTCAGCGACCCTTCTGTTTCTCGCAAGAAGCTGGTTCCAGCGCTGTCCGAATTCCTTGCCGAGGGGACGCGGAGTCTTTTGTGA